In Felis catus isolate Fca126 chromosome A2, F.catus_Fca126_mat1.0, whole genome shotgun sequence, the following proteins share a genomic window:
- the LOC101081129 gene encoding 60S ribosomal protein L10-like: MGHHPSPCYWYCKNKQRPKSCFCRGVPDAKVRIFDLGQKKAEVEQFPLCGHTVPEEYEQLSSEALEAVRMCANKYMVKSCGKDGFCIQMQFHPFHVILINKMLSCAGADRLQTGVWGAFGKPQGTVARVHIGQVIMSTSTKVQNKEHMIETLCRAKFKFLGCQQFHISKKWGFTKFNMNEFEDMMAEK; this comes from the coding sequence ATGGGCCACCACCCATCCCCGTGTTACTGGTATTGTAAGAACAAGCAGCGTCCAAAGTCTTGTTTCTGCAGAGGTGTCCCTGATGCCAAGGTCCGCATCTTTGACCTTGGGCAGAAGAAGGCAGAAGTGGAGCAGTTCCCACTGTGTGGCCACACAGTGCCAGAGGAATACGAGCAGCTCTCCTCTGAAGCCCTGGAGGCTGTCCGTATGTGTGCTAACAAGTACATGGTGAAAAGCTGTGGCAAAGATGGTTTTTGCATCCAAATGCAGTTCCATCCTTTCCACGTCATCCTTATCAACAAGATGTTGTCCTGTGCTGGAGCTGACAGGCTCCAGACAGGTGTGTGGGGTGCCTTTGGAAAGCCCCAGGGCACAGTGGCCAGGGTCCACATTGGCCAAGTCATCATGTCCACCAGTACCAAGGTACAGAACAAGGAGCATATGATCGAGACGCTATGCAGGGCCAAGTTCAAGTTCCTTGGCTGCCAGCAGTTTCACATTTCCAAGAAGTGGGGCTTTACTAAGTTTAACATGAATGAATTTGAAGACATGATGGCTGAAAAGTAG